TGCCGTCGCGCAGGGCGGCGTCCAGGGAGTCCAGGGCGCCGGTGGTGTAGTCGATGCGGCGGGAGTCGTCGGCGGTGGCGATGCCGTTCTCGGTGACGATCAGCGGCGTACCGGTGGCGACGGAGGCGCTGTGCCGCAGGGCGTGGCCGAGGGCCTGCGGGTAGTACTCCCAGCCCATGAGGGTGCGTTCCGCACCCTCGGGTACGGGCAGCCGGCCGTTCGGGCCGATGAGTGTGCGCGTGTATGCCTGCACACCGAGCCAGTCGTCGCCGCGGGCGGCTTCGAGGAAGACGTCCACACGCGGGTGCCGGAATGCCGCGGCGACATCCTCGGCTCCGGGCAGGGGCTGGCACACCAGGTTGGCGACGGACCAGCCGGTACTCACCTGCGGTGCAAGGGATTTGACCGTTTCGACGGCGCGGGCGTGCGCCCGTACCAGGGCATCGGTGGTGGCTTCGTCCGGGGCCGGCGGGTCCTCGGCGAAGTTCACGGCCTGGCCGGAGGCGAGGGCGGCCTGGGCGGCGGCCATGACGGCGAGGATGTTGGGCTCGTTGATGGTGCACGCGTGCGCCACGTCTGTGGCGTAAATGGGGGCGGCTGCGGTGAGGTAGCGGGCGAAGAGTTCGTCCGATCCGGCGGCGGCCCAGCCGCCGCGCTGGGCGAACCAGCGGGGTGCGGTGAAGTGGTGCAGCGTCACCATGGGCCGCAGGCCCCGTTCGCGGGCGCCCTCGACCATGCGCCGGTAGTGGGCGATGGCGGCGCGGGAGAACTCGCCCGGGGCCGGTTCGATGCGGGCCCATTCGATGCTGAACCGGTAGTCGGTGAAGCCGAGTTCGGCCAGCAGGTCCATGTCCTCGCGCCAGCGGTGGTAACTGTCGCAGGCGTCGCCACTGGGTTCTTTGACGTAGGGGATTCCACTGTGCTCGAACTCCCACCAGTCGCTGTTGGTGTTGCCGCCCTCGATCTGGTGGGCGGCGGTGGAGGCGCCCCACAGGAAGCCCTCGGGCAGTCGTCGTTCATGCGTCATGAGCTGGTTCTCTCTTCTGTGTGGCCGCGTGCGGGTTCGGTCGCGGCGGGTCGGCGGACCCGGCTGTTGATGGCGAGGCAGGCAGGTGGGTGTGCGCGCAAAGGGCGAAACGTCAGGTGGCGGGGTCGAGGGCTTGTTCGCGGCGCGCGTGCAGTTCCCTCTGGACACGGGCCACGTCATCGGCGTACGAGCGGTGAAGGAGCGTTAGGAAGGCGCCGTTGATCAGCATCAGGACGACGAGGGCCCACAGGAAGACCGTGCGCAGTCCGACGGCGTCACCGAGGAAGCCGGCACCGAGGCTGTAGGCGGCCCAGGCGATCGCTTCGACGATGGAGACGTAGAGGGCGAATGCGGCCCCGCGCAGTTCCGGTGGGGTGATGGCCATGACCATGGGGCGGTTGACGCTCGGGTTGATGCCCTGGGTCGCGCCCATGAGGGCGAAGAAGACACAGAACAGGGCGATGCTGTCGTAGCCGAACTGGGTGCCGAAGTAGGCGACGAGCGCGAAGGCGAACTGGGCCGCCTGGAGGACCGCGACAAGGCCGTGGCGCGGGCTGAGCCGGGTGGCCCGGTCGGCGGCGACGCCGCCGAGGAGCGTGCCGAGGAAGTAGCCGACGCCGAAGGGCAGCAGCACGATCGACGCCTTCTGGGTGCTGAAGCCGTAGGCGTCCACGAGGAAGACCACGCCGAAGGTGCCCACCAGGAGGTGTCCAGACAGCAGGCGCGAGACGAGCAGGATCACCAGGCTGCGGATCTTGAGGAGCGAGAGCGCCTTGGTCCAGGTGAGTTTCGCCTGGGCGTCGCGGGTGGCGCGGTCGAGGTCGGCGAGCTGCTCCTCGGACGCGCCGCGTCCCGGATCGCGGAACCCCACCCAAAGGGCGAGGCCCAGCAGGATGTTGAAGGCGCCGATGCCCCACAGGCCCCAGCGCCAGCCGTCGTCGACACCGGCCAGCTGGCCCTTGAGCGGGCCGATCACAGCGGTGACCAGTGAGACTGCGCCGTAGACCACGCCGACCGCGCGGCCTCGGGACGAGCCGCCGAAGAGGTCGCCGATGAGTTCGGTGATGATGGGGTTGGCGGCCGCGTAGCCGGCTGCCAACACGGTGTAGAGGACGAGGAGTTGGGTGAAGTTCTGTGAGAAGCCCGCGGCCACGCCCCAGACGCCCCAGAGCCCGGTGGCCACGACGAGGACGCTCTTGCGCGACCAGCGCTGCGCCGCCCACACCCAGAAGGGGCCGGTGAAGGCGCCCACGATCTTGGCCGCGGCGGTCAGTATCCCGAGGGCGCCCAGCGAGACGCCGAGGGACTGCCGGATCAGCGGGAAGAGGCTGCTGACCAGGCTCGCCTCGGTGCTGTCGACCAGCATCGTGCCACCGAGCAGGGACAGCTGTCGCCAGCGCCCCTCGACCTGGACCTCGGCTTTGGGCGTGACGGGGCTCTGGCTAAGCTCAGGCATCGCGCCTTCTCTTTTCTCTGCGTTCTTCTTGGCGGGAGATCTGCGGGAGGGAGAGGGCAGTCGCCGGTGACGGGGCGGCAACCCCGTCACCGGCTCAAGTGGCTGCAAGGTGCTCAGAGTTGAGCGAGCTCCTCGGCCACCAGGCGGAGGTTCGACGGCGGGAACAGCGCGCCCGCCATCGCGGCGACATCGATGAGCGGAGTCGCCCCGATCATCTGCAGGAGCTCCGAGTCGGCGACGCCGGGCAGGTGCCTGCGCAGCACTTCGACGGCGACCGGGTCGGAGATCAGCGTCGCGAGGGGCGTGCGCAGCGAGAGACGGCCCTCGGGGAAGTCCTGGGCGCGGGGCAGCGGTTGGGCGGCCCGTTCGGCCTGCTCGCGCTGGGCCCGTACCAGGAGGTGCTTCTCCGTGACCGGGCCGTGGGCGGGCAGACCGAGGCGTTCGTACTGGCTGGGCGGGGCGTCGCCCGCGCGCATCAGCTCCACCAGCAAGGCGGCCATGTGCAGTTCGGCGGCGTCGTCGACCAGCGGGGTGTGCTGCTCGGGGTCGGTCTCCAGGTCGAAGAGGAGCGTGCCGTGGTGGTACGGGTTGACGAGGGTGCGGCCCGGCACGCGCAGGGTGCGGATGTTCTTGGTGAAGTCGAAGGGCTCGGCCAGTTCCAGGTCGGCGAGTTCGGCGGGTGAGAAGCGGCCCCGCATGTGGGTCGGCATCAGGGTGTGTTCGTACAGGGGCGCGTTGTCGGGTGAGGCGGGCGCCCGCATGTAGACGTAGCGGCCGTCGGTGACGTTGACGTGTCCGCCGTGGATGCCGAACAGGCCCGCTTCGCGCACCGGGGTGTCCTCGGCGACCGGGAGCGGTGCGCCCTGCATGTCGCCGGGGCGGTCGACGTCGAAGAAATCGAGGAGGGTCGGCGCCACGTCCACGGTCTGCACGAGCGCCGAACGCCGTTCGCCCGCGACGCGGTTGCGCGGGTCCCAGGCGAACAGCGGCAGGTGGACCAGTTCGTTGAACCAGGGCTGGACGCTCTTGCCCCACCAGCCCTTCTCGCCGAGCAGCAGCCCGTGGTCGGTGTTGACGATCAGCAGGGTGTCGTCCCACAGTTCCAGTTCGTCCATGGTGTCCAGGACCCGGCCCAGCGAGTGGTCGCACATCGACAGGAGCGCCCCGTACTCGAAGCGGGCGTGCTCCACCTGGCCGTCGGTCTCGACGACGCGCTTGTAGTCGGGCCAGTCGAAGTGCGGGCCTTGGTAGTCGTGCGGGTAGAGGTCCTTGTACTGCTGGTGGCTGAAGAACGGCTCGTGCGGGTCGAAGGTCTCGATCTGCACGAACCACCGGTCGGCATCCTTGTTCGTGCGGACGAAGTCGAGGCCCGCGTCGAAGGTGAGGGTCTGCGGGTGCCGGTCCTCCGTCGCCATGTGGGGGCGGTTGACCCAGTCCTGGCGGTAGGCGCCGAAGCGCATCCGCTTCAGGTCCTCGGGTATCTCGGGGTCGGCGACCTGCCCCTTCCACGGGTCGCCCTCCTGGCCGCGGAAGAACTCCCAGGTGTTGTAGCGGCCGTGGTAGGTGGCCCCGCCGTCCTCCCAGTAGTGCGGGTGGTCGCTGACGAGGTGGGTGTACACGCCGTTCTGCTTGAGGAGTTCGGGCATCGAGTCGTCGAACGGCTCAAGGGGGCCCCAACTGCGGTGCAGGAAGTTGTGCCGCCCCGTGTGGAGTTCGCGGCGGGCCGGCATGCAGGGCATCGAGCTCGCGTACGCGTTGTCGAAGGTGACGGCCTTCTCCGCGAGCCGCGCGAAGTTCGGAGCGTGGGTCCAGTCGCCTCCGTACGGCGGCAGCATGTGCCGGTTGAGGCTGTCGAACATCACCATGATCGCCCTCATCGGACGGGCTTCCCTTCTGTCAGGTTGCGCAGGGTCCGCTCCAGCCAGGCGACCCAGCGGTCCATGGCGGCCGCGCCGAGCGTATGGAGAGCGTCGTGGACCTGCCGGTCGAGGTCCTGGTCGAGGCCGGGTGCCGGGTCCTCGTAGCGCAGAGTGCGGTCGCGGTCCCGGTTCTTGGCGATCTGCGCGCGGCGGTAATCGAGTTCGGTCCCGACGATCCGGATCGCGGCGTCCTTGTCGAGCGGCGCAGCTACGCTGAACCGCGCGAGGAAGTCGATCTCCTGGAAGCGGCTGGGCGGCTCGTAGGGCGAGCGCACCCATTCCATGAGGACCTCGCGCCCAGGCGGCGTGAGCCGGTACACCTTGGCGTCCGGGCGGCCTTCGCGCGCGTCGACCTCGTGCCGCACCCAGCCGTCGGCCTCCATCTGCCCGAGCTTGCGGTAGATCTGGCTGTGGTGGGCCCGCGCCCACAGGAACTGCCCCTCGGTCTCAAGCCACTTGCGCAGGTCGTACCCGCTGTAAGGGCGACGGGCCAGCAGGCCGAGCAGGACGTACTCGAACTTCACGGACGTGGACTCCCTCAGTGCGGAAGCTGTGTGCGACGTTCTTCTATGTGCAGCTTCACCTAGGTGAGAATTCATATACTCACGTCATGGAGACGTCAATGGGATGTTGCGTACCGGAAACCCGGATCTGCTCCACAGGACCGCTGCCCGCGCCGGCCCATGTGCCGCCCTCGCATGACCAAGTCACCCTCCCCGGGGGCGAGTTCCTGATGGGGGACGCCTTCGGTGAGGGCTACCCGGCGGACGGTGAACAGCCCGTGCACGCGGTACGCGTCGCCCCGTTCGCCATCGACGTCACCACGGTGACCGTGGCGACGTTCGAGGCGTTCGTCACCGACACCGCGTACGTGACCGTCGCCGAACGGGAAGGCAGCTCCGCCGTGTTCCACCTGGCGGCCGCCGCCGAGCGGGCGGACGTCCTCGGGGCAGACCCGGCTGCCCCCTGGTGGCTGGACGTACGGGGCGCCGACTGGCGCCACCCCCACGGCCCGCTGTCCACCGCGGAGCCGCACCACCCAGGGGTGCACGTGGCGTGGGACGACGCCCTGGCGTACTGCGCCTGGGCTGGCCGCCGCCTGCCGACCGAGGCGGAGTGGGAGTACGCGGCCCGCGGCGGACTCGCGGGCCGCCGCTTCGCCTGGGGCGACGAACTCACCCCCGACGGACGGTGGTTGTGCAACCTCTGGCAAGGCCGCTTCCCGTATGCCAACACCGGTGCGGACGGCTGGCTGGCGACCGCACCGGTGCGCTCCTACCCGCCCAACGGCCTCGGCCTGTACGAGGTCGCCGGGAACGTCTGGGAGTGGTGCGCGGACTGGTTCGCCTCCAACTACTACGCCCATTCCCCTGCCGCCGACCCTCGGGGGCCGCGGAGCGGCGAGCGCTGTGTCATGCGGGGCGGCTCCTACCTGTGCCACCACACCTACTGCCACCGCTACCGCGTGGCCGCACGCTCGGCCAACACGCCGGCGTCCAGCAGCGGGAACTGCGGCTTGCGCACGGTCGCCGGGTGAGGGGTGACGTCGGGGGTCAGGATGCCTCCTCCCTCCCGGTGCCCGCGGCCGACCGCACCGTCTCGACCAGTTCCTGTACGTCGTCGAAGCTCAGGGGAACGATCGGGAGCCCGGCGAGCTGACTCAGGCGCATGTTGGCCACCATCCGCTGGCGGGAGCTTCCCTCCTGGGGGTAGGCGTCGCCCATGGACTTCTGGACCCGGCTGAGCAGTGCGGTGATGGCCGGGCCGCCCACGGGGTGGGCGAGCCATACCTCGACGGTCGAGTCGGCGTCCGGCTGGTCGGCGTAGGCGTCGCCGTCGACCGGGACCGTAGTGGTCAGCCTGATGTCGCGGCTGGAAGCCCCGACATCGATACGGTGGTCGGCGTCCTCGACGAGCCAGGTATCGGCTGCGATGTTGAAATAGGCGAGGTCGGCGCGGGCGATGCGGACGGTAACGTTCTGGGTCTCGCCGGGCGTGAGGCGCACGGCGGCGAATCCCTTCAGCTCCCGTACGGGGCGCCGGGCCCGCGTGCCCAGCGCGGCCACGTACACCTGGACGACCTCGTGACCGGCCCGCTCCCCGGCGTTGGTGACCGCCACGGTGACGTCGAGCCCGCCCGCGTCCGAGGCCACCCGCAGGTCCGCGTAGTCGAAGGTGGTGTACGACAGGCCGTGCCCGAAGGGGAAGGAGACCGCCATGTCCCGGGCGTCGTAATGGCGATAGCCGACGAACAGGCCCTCGCTGTACGTGACATGACCGTTCTCACCGGGCCAGGCCAGGTACGCCGGGGTGTCGACGAGCCGCAGCGGGATCGTCTCCGCGAGGCGACCCGACGGGTTCGCCCTGCCGAACAGGAGGTCGGCGGTGGCCGAGCCACCGGCCTGGCCGGACAGCCAGCCTTCCAGGACGGCCGGTACGTCGTCGATCCAGCCGGCCAGCCGGACCACGCCACCGTTGGAGAGGACCACGACGGCGTTCGGGTTGACCGCGATGACGGCGGAGAGCAACCGGGTCTGCTCCTCAGGGAGTTCGATGTGTTCGCGGTCGTAGCCCTCGGACTCGAAACTCGGCGGCAGACCGAGGAACAGCACGACCACGTCCGCACTCTCGGCCGCGCGGACAGCCTCCTCGTGCAGCGCTGCCGCATCGGCGTCCGGAGCATCGACGGGGAAGCCGGGAGCGAAGGTGACGTGCGCCGTGGGCGCGGCCTCAGTGATCGAGGTCAGTGCGGAGTCCAGCCGGGTCGGGGTCACGCGCGAGCTGCCCTCGCCCTGGTAGCGGGGAGTACGCGCGAACTCACCGATGACCGCGATGTGTTGGGGTGCGGCGGGGTCCAGCGGGAGGAGCGCGCCGTCGTTCTTGAGCAGTACCGCCCCGCGCGTGGCGACCTCGCGGGCCAGGTCGTGGTGGGCGGCCGGGTCGAAGTCGGCACCGGGGCGCGCGTGCTCGGCCGCCTTGCGGGCGAGTGCCACGACCCGCGCGGCACTGCGGTCCAGTGCCTCCTCGGAGAGTTCCCCGGATTCCACGGCCGCGACGGCTCGGGCAGGGCCGGCACCGGACGAGGACGGCATCTCCAGATCAAGCCCGGCGGCAAGAGCCCGCGCCCGGTCGACCACGGCGCCCCAGTCGGAGACGACCACGCCGTCGTATCCCCACTCGCCGCGCAGCACGTCCGTCAGAAGCCAGGGGTTCTGCGACGCGTGCACGCCGTTGACCCGGTTGTAGGCGCACATGACCGTCCAGGGCCGGGCCTCGGTCGCCACGCGGTGGAAGGCCGGAAGATAGATCTCGCGCAAGGTCCGTACGTCGATGTCCGCACTCACCGACATACGGCCGGTCTCCTGGTTGTTCGCGGCGAAGTGCTTGACCGAGGCCCCCACACCCTGCGCCTGCAGGCCCTTGACCCAAGCCACCCCCAACACCCCACTGAGCAGCGGGTCTTCGGAGAGGTACTCGAAGTTGCGACCGCACAGCGGGCTGCGCTTGATGTTGACGCCGGGGCCGAGAAGCACGTGCACGCCGTGCGCGAGGCACTCGCGGGCCAGGGCGTCGCCGACCCGCCCCGCGAGGTCGGCGTCCCAGGTGCTCGCCAGGGTGACGGCGGGCGGG
This DNA window, taken from Streptomyces sp. NBC_01445, encodes the following:
- a CDS encoding glycoside hydrolase family 1 protein, which translates into the protein MTHERRLPEGFLWGASTAAHQIEGGNTNSDWWEFEHSGIPYVKEPSGDACDSYHRWREDMDLLAELGFTDYRFSIEWARIEPAPGEFSRAAIAHYRRMVEGARERGLRPMVTLHHFTAPRWFAQRGGWAAAGSDELFARYLTAAAPIYATDVAHACTINEPNILAVMAAAQAALASGQAVNFAEDPPAPDEATTDALVRAHARAVETVKSLAPQVSTGWSVANLVCQPLPGAEDVAAAFRHPRVDVFLEAARGDDWLGVQAYTRTLIGPNGRLPVPEGAERTLMGWEYYPQALGHALRHSASVATGTPLIVTENGIATADDSRRIDYTTGALDSLDAALRDGIDVRGYFHWSALDNYEWGRYEPTFGLIAVDRETFVRTPKPSAAWLGTIGRTRVLPSEA
- a CDS encoding MFS transporter, with the translated sequence MPELSQSPVTPKAEVQVEGRWRQLSLLGGTMLVDSTEASLVSSLFPLIRQSLGVSLGALGILTAAAKIVGAFTGPFWVWAAQRWSRKSVLVVATGLWGVWGVAAGFSQNFTQLLVLYTVLAAGYAAANPIITELIGDLFGGSSRGRAVGVVYGAVSLVTAVIGPLKGQLAGVDDGWRWGLWGIGAFNILLGLALWVGFRDPGRGASEEQLADLDRATRDAQAKLTWTKALSLLKIRSLVILLVSRLLSGHLLVGTFGVVFLVDAYGFSTQKASIVLLPFGVGYFLGTLLGGVAADRATRLSPRHGLVAVLQAAQFAFALVAYFGTQFGYDSIALFCVFFALMGATQGINPSVNRPMVMAITPPELRGAAFALYVSIVEAIAWAAYSLGAGFLGDAVGLRTVFLWALVVLMLINGAFLTLLHRSYADDVARVQRELHARREQALDPAT
- a CDS encoding sulfatase translates to MRAIMVMFDSLNRHMLPPYGGDWTHAPNFARLAEKAVTFDNAYASSMPCMPARRELHTGRHNFLHRSWGPLEPFDDSMPELLKQNGVYTHLVSDHPHYWEDGGATYHGRYNTWEFFRGQEGDPWKGQVADPEIPEDLKRMRFGAYRQDWVNRPHMATEDRHPQTLTFDAGLDFVRTNKDADRWFVQIETFDPHEPFFSHQQYKDLYPHDYQGPHFDWPDYKRVVETDGQVEHARFEYGALLSMCDHSLGRVLDTMDELELWDDTLLIVNTDHGLLLGEKGWWGKSVQPWFNELVHLPLFAWDPRNRVAGERRSALVQTVDVAPTLLDFFDVDRPGDMQGAPLPVAEDTPVREAGLFGIHGGHVNVTDGRYVYMRAPASPDNAPLYEHTLMPTHMRGRFSPAELADLELAEPFDFTKNIRTLRVPGRTLVNPYHHGTLLFDLETDPEQHTPLVDDAAELHMAALLVELMRAGDAPPSQYERLGLPAHGPVTEKHLLVRAQREQAERAAQPLPRAQDFPEGRLSLRTPLATLISDPVAVEVLRRHLPGVADSELLQMIGATPLIDVAAMAGALFPPSNLRLVAEELAQL
- a CDS encoding PadR family transcriptional regulator, with protein sequence MKFEYVLLGLLARRPYSGYDLRKWLETEGQFLWARAHHSQIYRKLGQMEADGWVRHEVDAREGRPDAKVYRLTPPGREVLMEWVRSPYEPPSRFQEIDFLARFSVAAPLDKDAAIRIVGTELDYRRAQIAKNRDRDRTLRYEDPAPGLDQDLDRQVHDALHTLGAAAMDRWVAWLERTLRNLTEGKPVR
- a CDS encoding formylglycine-generating enzyme family protein codes for the protein MGCCVPETRICSTGPLPAPAHVPPSHDQVTLPGGEFLMGDAFGEGYPADGEQPVHAVRVAPFAIDVTTVTVATFEAFVTDTAYVTVAEREGSSAVFHLAAAAERADVLGADPAAPWWLDVRGADWRHPHGPLSTAEPHHPGVHVAWDDALAYCAWAGRRLPTEAEWEYAARGGLAGRRFAWGDELTPDGRWLCNLWQGRFPYANTGADGWLATAPVRSYPPNGLGLYEVAGNVWEWCADWFASNYYAHSPAADPRGPRSGERCVMRGGSYLCHHTYCHRYRVAARSANTPASSSGNCGLRTVAG
- a CDS encoding glycoside hydrolase family 3 C-terminal domain-containing protein, with protein sequence MNNPNQSTQTPGETVARLSLAEKADLTTGAGWWHTTGIPDAGIPAVRLSDGPHGLRLQNDTHADHLGINGSAPATCFPPAVTLASTWDADLAGRVGDALARECLAHGVHVLLGPGVNIKRSPLCGRNFEYLSEDPLLSGVLGVAWVKGLQAQGVGASVKHFAANNQETGRMSVSADIDVRTLREIYLPAFHRVATEARPWTVMCAYNRVNGVHASQNPWLLTDVLRGEWGYDGVVVSDWGAVVDRARALAAGLDLEMPSSSGAGPARAVAAVESGELSEEALDRSAARVVALARKAAEHARPGADFDPAAHHDLAREVATRGAVLLKNDGALLPLDPAAPQHIAVIGEFARTPRYQGEGSSRVTPTRLDSALTSITEAAPTAHVTFAPGFPVDAPDADAAALHEEAVRAAESADVVVLFLGLPPSFESEGYDREHIELPEEQTRLLSAVIAVNPNAVVVLSNGGVVRLAGWIDDVPAVLEGWLSGQAGGSATADLLFGRANPSGRLAETIPLRLVDTPAYLAWPGENGHVTYSEGLFVGYRHYDARDMAVSFPFGHGLSYTTFDYADLRVASDAGGLDVTVAVTNAGERAGHEVVQVYVAALGTRARRPVRELKGFAAVRLTPGETQNVTVRIARADLAYFNIAADTWLVEDADHRIDVGASSRDIRLTTTVPVDGDAYADQPDADSTVEVWLAHPVGGPAITALLSRVQKSMGDAYPQEGSSRQRMVANMRLSQLAGLPIVPLSFDDVQELVETVRSAAGTGREEAS